The Alteribacter populi genomic sequence AGCGGTACCGGACGAGAAGGGATCAAGTATGCGTTAGAAGAAATGACCGAGTTAAAGCTGGTCGTCATTAACCGAAATCGTGAAGGAGGAAAATAAATGGATGATCGTATGTTTCGTCAAGCGATGGGCAAGTTTGCGACAGGTGTGACTGTTGTAACAACGGAAGTGGAAGATAAAGTACACGGGATGACAGCTAATGCGTTTATGAGTGTGTCGTTAAACCCAAAGCTGATTGTCATCTCTGTTGCAAACAGAGCGAGAATGAAGGAGTACATTGAGGAGTCAGGTTCTTTTGCTGTAAGCTTACTCGCGGACAATCAGGAGGATTTGTCGAGCTATTTTGCTGGTCAAAGTAAAGAAGAAAAGGAAGTCGGCTTTGAAATCTTTGATAATATGCCTGTGCTGCATGGCTCTTTAGCAAATATTACGTGCGATGTACACAATGCTCACATCGAGGGAGATCATACGCTTTACATTGGGAAAGTTCGTGATATTGCTTTAAATGACGGGAAGCCGCTTGCCTATTTTTCTGGAAAATATTATGAACTTACTTCATTAGAGGCTACTA encodes the following:
- a CDS encoding flavin reductase family protein, whose protein sequence is MDDRMFRQAMGKFATGVTVVTTEVEDKVHGMTANAFMSVSLNPKLIVISVANRARMKEYIEESGSFAVSLLADNQEDLSSYFAGQSKEEKEVGFEIFDNMPVLHGSLANITCDVHNAHIEGDHTLYIGKVRDIALNDGKPLAYFSGKYYELTSLEATK